Proteins encoded within one genomic window of Saccharopolyspora pogona:
- a CDS encoding MBL fold metallo-hydrolase, translating to MSELPFSDRADFDDADRGFIAALKPGAVQDDRGRGVWNNDAYDFLADDCPATVDPSLWRQSQLCAKQGLYEVVPGIYQVRGLDLSNMTLVEGERGVIVIDPLVSVETAAAALALYRQHRGERPVTAVIYTHSHVDHFGGVEGVVSGEVPVLAPAGFMAHAVSENVYAGIAMARRGTYQYGMLLPKGPDGQVGTGLGQNVSTGRVSLIPPTVDITRTGQGRRSTGCASSSSSRRAPRHRRR from the coding sequence GTGAGTGAGCTGCCCTTCTCCGATCGTGCCGATTTCGACGACGCCGACCGCGGTTTCATCGCCGCGCTGAAACCCGGCGCGGTGCAGGACGACCGTGGGCGCGGCGTGTGGAACAACGACGCGTACGACTTCCTGGCCGACGACTGCCCGGCGACGGTCGATCCCAGCCTGTGGCGGCAGTCCCAGCTGTGCGCCAAACAGGGGCTCTACGAGGTCGTTCCGGGGATCTACCAGGTCCGCGGGCTCGACCTGTCGAACATGACCCTGGTCGAGGGCGAGCGCGGGGTGATCGTGATCGACCCGCTGGTGTCGGTCGAGACGGCCGCGGCGGCGCTGGCCCTGTACCGGCAGCACCGCGGCGAGCGCCCGGTCACCGCGGTGATCTACACGCACTCCCACGTCGACCACTTCGGCGGTGTCGAAGGAGTGGTGTCCGGCGAGGTGCCGGTCCTGGCCCCGGCGGGATTCATGGCGCACGCCGTGTCGGAGAACGTCTACGCCGGCATCGCGATGGCCCGACGAGGCACCTATCAGTACGGGATGTTGCTGCCGAAGGGGCCGGACGGGCAGGTCGGCACCGGGCTGGGGCAGAACGTGTCGACGGGCCGAGTCTCGCTGATCCCGCCCACAGTGGACATCACCCGCACCGGGCAGGGGAGACGCTCGACGGGGTGCGCATCCAGTTCCAGCTCACGCCGGGCACCGAGGCACCGGCGGAGATGA
- a CDS encoding alkyl/aryl-sulfatase, whose product MRIQFQLTPGTEAPAEMNFYFPEHRALCLAENATHNMHNVLTLRGAEVRDARMWSRYLTETIARYGEHTDVAFASHHWPTWGGERVRKFLTEQRDLYAYLHDQTLRLTNLGYTGLEIAERIELPPALDNAWHARGYYGSVSHNVKAVYQRYMGWFDGNPASLWEHPPTESAKRYVECIGGVDRVVKKAREYASAGDLRFAAQLLKHAVFAEPDHAAAKELLADTYQRLGFGSENATWRNYYLTGAHELRSGIVPTQVSISGGMAAALTVEQILDSVAIRVDGPRAADMRLVIDWHVTDVDEHVRTTLSNGALSQEPVRDDEPADLALTLTKAQLLGLIAGQEPEGIDYRGDRATLGRLVGLVDEPDPNFPIVTP is encoded by the coding sequence GTGCGCATCCAGTTCCAGCTCACGCCGGGCACCGAGGCACCGGCGGAGATGAACTTCTACTTCCCGGAGCACCGCGCGCTGTGCCTGGCGGAGAACGCGACCCACAACATGCACAACGTCCTCACCTTGCGCGGCGCCGAAGTCCGCGACGCCCGGATGTGGTCGCGCTACCTTACGGAGACCATCGCGCGGTACGGCGAGCACACCGACGTGGCGTTCGCCTCCCACCACTGGCCCACCTGGGGCGGAGAACGGGTCCGGAAGTTCCTGACCGAGCAGCGCGACCTCTACGCCTACCTGCACGACCAGACGCTGCGCCTGACCAACCTGGGCTACACGGGCTTGGAGATCGCCGAGCGGATCGAACTCCCCCCGGCGTTGGACAACGCCTGGCACGCGCGTGGCTACTACGGCTCGGTCAGCCACAACGTCAAGGCGGTGTACCAGCGCTACATGGGCTGGTTCGACGGCAATCCGGCCTCGCTCTGGGAGCACCCGCCGACGGAGTCGGCGAAGCGCTACGTCGAGTGCATAGGCGGCGTGGACCGCGTCGTGAAGAAGGCCCGCGAGTACGCGTCGGCGGGGGATCTGCGGTTCGCCGCGCAGCTTCTCAAGCACGCCGTGTTCGCCGAGCCGGACCACGCCGCCGCCAAGGAGCTGCTCGCGGACACCTACCAGCGGCTCGGGTTCGGCTCGGAGAACGCGACGTGGCGCAACTACTACCTCACCGGGGCGCACGAGCTCCGGAGCGGAATCGTCCCGACGCAGGTCAGCATCTCCGGCGGGATGGCCGCGGCGTTGACGGTCGAGCAGATCCTGGACTCGGTCGCGATCCGCGTCGACGGGCCGCGCGCCGCGGACATGAGGCTGGTCATCGACTGGCACGTCACGGACGTCGACGAGCACGTGCGCACCACGCTGTCCAACGGCGCGCTGAGCCAGGAGCCCGTCCGGGACGACGAACCGGCCGACCTCGCCCTCACCCTGACGAAGGCCCAGCTGCTCGGGCTGATCGCCGGTCAGGAGCCGGAAGGCATCGACTACCGGGGCGACCGCGCCACCCTCGGCCGCCTGGTCGGCCTCGTGGACGAGCCCGACCCGAACTTCCCGATCGTGACGCCCTGA
- a CDS encoding PrsW family intramembrane metalloprotease, which yields MTGQYVRSKHRNRPWLHIFGIGLLLWVLTVVVTGLTGNTNLVPTVVLLGSFLVPVTFVVWLTQRPSPDFSAGRVIEAFIVGGVLGVLAASLLETYLLSPSVWMYLGVGLIEELVKALALMYIARGMERRTLRDGLVLGATIGFGFAAFESAGYAFNALITIHGLSLWQVVETEILRGVLAPVGHGLWTAILGGALFAATRNGRWRITGGVVLAYFGVVVLHSLWDSMHAIALLLVMALTETPGQHLLLRLGYVPKPTVLQTHLFTLINWVGLIVVSALGLAWLGSLRHRAQGVAPYPPATAQPEPGQ from the coding sequence ATGACCGGCCAGTACGTCCGCTCCAAGCACCGAAACCGCCCGTGGTTGCACATCTTCGGCATCGGGTTGCTGCTGTGGGTGCTGACCGTCGTCGTGACCGGCCTGACCGGGAACACGAACCTGGTGCCGACCGTCGTGCTCCTGGGCAGCTTCCTGGTGCCCGTAACCTTCGTCGTCTGGCTAACCCAACGCCCGTCGCCCGACTTCTCCGCGGGCCGCGTCATCGAGGCGTTCATCGTCGGCGGCGTGCTCGGCGTGCTGGCCGCGTCGCTGCTGGAGACCTACCTGCTGTCGCCGTCGGTGTGGATGTACCTCGGCGTCGGGCTCATCGAGGAACTCGTCAAGGCACTGGCGCTGATGTACATCGCGCGCGGCATGGAACGGCGGACCCTCCGGGACGGGCTGGTGCTCGGCGCCACCATCGGATTCGGTTTCGCCGCCTTCGAAAGCGCCGGTTACGCCTTCAACGCGCTGATCACCATCCACGGTCTTTCCCTGTGGCAGGTGGTGGAGACCGAGATCCTGCGGGGCGTCCTCGCCCCGGTCGGGCACGGGCTCTGGACGGCCATCCTCGGCGGGGCCCTGTTCGCGGCCACCCGCAACGGCCGATGGCGCATCACCGGCGGCGTGGTGCTGGCCTACTTCGGTGTCGTCGTCCTGCACTCGCTGTGGGATTCCATGCACGCAATCGCCCTGCTGCTCGTGATGGCGCTGACCGAAACGCCCGGCCAGCACCTGCTGCTCCGGCTCGGCTACGTGCCCAAGCCGACCGTTCTGCAGACGCACCTCTTCACCCTTATCAACTGGGTCGGGCTGATCGTCGTGTCCGCGCTCGGGCTGGCTTGGCTGGGCTCACTGCGCCACCGCGCCCAGGGCGTTGCACCGTACCCGCCTGCGACGGCCCAGCCCGAGCCGGGGCAGTAG